A region of the Triplophysa rosa linkage group LG5, Trosa_1v2, whole genome shotgun sequence genome:
CAGATAAATAGTAAATGTGATATTATAAAGATAACATATTGTTTTTCCAAACTTAAATAATTGGCTACACTTATGTTTAACCCATTTTGTATAAgacattttcaattcaaatgtatttgtacTCTAGCAACTTTTACTTTGAGGGTGAAAAAGAACAATGAACTGTGAATATTAGAAACAATATCAATGATCAATATCATGAcatgtacaggtgctggtcatataattagaatataatcaaaaagttgatttgtttcactaattccattcaaaaaatgaaacttgtatattatattcattcattacacacagactgatatatttcaaatgtttatttcttttaatttgatgattataactgacaactaatgaaaatcccaaattcagtatctcagaaaattagaatattacttgaGACCAATAcgaagaaaggatttttagaaatcttggccaactgaaaagtatgaacatgaaaagtatgagcatgtacatcactcaatacttagttggggctccttgtgcctgaattactgcagcaatgcggcgtggcatggagtcgatcagtctgtggtactgctcaggtgttatgagaggccaggttgctctgatagtggccttcagctcttctgcattgttgggtctggcatatcgcatcttcctcttcacaataccccatagattttatatggggttaaggtcaggcgagtttgctggccaattaagaacagggataccatggtccttaaaccaggtactggtagctttggcacttgtgtgcaggtgccaagtcctgttggaaaatgaaaactgcatctccataaagttggtcagcagcaggaagcatgaagtgctctaaaacttcctggtatacgactgcgttgaccttggacctcagaaaacacagtggaccaacaccagcagatgacatggcaccccaaaccatcactgactttggaaactttacactggacctcaagcaacgtgaattctgtgcctctcctctcttcctccagactctgggaccctgatttccaaaggaaatgcaaaatttactttcatcagagaacataactttggaccactcagcagcagtccagtcctttttgtctttagcccaggcgagacgcttctgatgcttcctgctgctgaccaactttatggagatgcagatttcattttccaacaggacttggcacctaaATCTATGAAAATCTATgaggtattgtgaagaggaagatgcgatatgccagacccaacaatgcagaagagctgaaggccactatcagagcaacctggactctcataacacctgagcagtaccacagactgatcgactccatgccacgccgcattgctgcagtaattcaggcaaaaggagccccaactaagtattgagtgctgtacaagctcatacttttcatgttcatacttttcagttggccaagatttctaaaaatcctttctttgtattggtcttaagtaatattctaattttctgagatactgaatttgggattttcattagttgtcagttataatcatcaaattaaaagaaataaacatttgaaatatatcagtctgtgtgtaatgaatgtatataatatacaagtttcactttttgaatggaattagtgaaataaatcaactttttgattatattctaattatatgaccagcacctgtattatGAAGTACATTCACATTATGGTATTGTTTAATTATAACAGAAAGCAGCTTTTATAATTGCTTAAGTATTTTCAGATATTAAACACTACCAAATTTACAAATCACGCAACTGAGACAATAGTAACATGATAAAGCCATTTGCATTTtcatatgcttttattttgtactcttttttttttcaaaatagatTTGTAAATCAAGATGAACTGAAAACATAATTCAGCCAGGCTGGTGGTTTGGTAAAACAAACTACCATTGAAGAGAAATAAATCTGTAGCATATAGTCAAGGTCTTTGAAAATAAAGTATATGCTTTTTCTTTGAACACTGTTTTTGATATTATGATACATTTGGTTACTTTGACATCTGTGCTGCTTTGCATTTGAAGTGCTGCAATTCAGGCACTGAGCTCACAGAGTTTACATAGTCACAAAAAAATGGCTGAGTGTCTATCTGCAACCAACTGTGTAATTTATTTCCAAGTATTTATTCGTACCTTTCACAAATAGTGTAAGCATGAAGTCCATAGCTGAcacattattatttgtaaagtaTTTAAGTCATATTTCTTTCATATTGGAGTTGCTCTCCATTCTTTACCCTCAGTGAGTGCACGGGGTTGGTGGATGAAAACGGTGTATCGCACACCCTGGTTAGCAGCCGCACGAACAAATCCGCTGTTTGCAGTCATAGTGACAGCCAGCAATGTGTCTCCTGTGCCAAAGATCATCAGTGATCTGTGGTTCACCTTTGAGCTTGTAACTAGTCGTTTGGTGCGCTCCGATGGCTGGTCTGGAACCACCTTGAGTCTGGCTAGAAGCTCCTTAGCTCTGGCTTTTTCTCCCGGGCCTCCTAATGTATCGAGGATGACACGGAAGTCTTTAACAGCCGAATGACAAGCAAACAATTCTTTTCCCTTCATGAATTCTTCCAGCTTGTGCAGGACCTTCTCTTGCCGTTCCTGTGCAGCTTGCTCAGTCAACACCACCTCCTTAAAAGTAAAGTGACAGTTACCGTGGCTGAGCGAAGACACATAGGTGATCAGAGTAGTGATATCAAGGTTGACCCTGTTGCACACATCCACCTTTACCTCAGTAGGAAAGGCAAGGCTGGCCACGATAGTGTCTCTATCAACACAAGTGTGCATGTAGCCTGCGTCATCATACTTTTCTTCCTCATCCACAACATCATTTTCTTGCTCATGGTATTCTTCAACACAATCATGTTTATCTTCATTTTtatcctcctcttcttcttcatcctcctcctcttcgTCTTCCTCTTCTCCTCCAATTATCATATTAACAGCAACAATGTCACCTCTCACAGAGATACCCATCTCCTTGAGTTTGTCAGCCATGGGGCTGGACACACCATTGTAGAATGCAAATATTATGTGTGGGTTGCTGTACTGCACAGGCTGTTGTTTACTGGCCTCAAGAAAATCTTCTGCTTGCCGGATCACACTTTTATCCCCATACTGGCCTCTGCCTTGCCAGATATTGTGTAGAGCCTCTGCTTTGCGCCCAATGGCTTTGACCCAGGTGTGTCCGCCATTGGCCACCACATCAACCACCAATGTCTGCTTCTGGCCATCAGTTCCCTCATAGGCAAACACGTGAAGCACACTCATCACATTCTCTAGAGATTCAGCTGACTCGACAATGGCCTTCAGGTGAGTAAGGTTGGTACTCTGCAGGTGGGACTCCTTTATCACAACATTACCGGCTTCCACTTTTTGCAAGAACTTCAGCTCCGCCCGAAGCTTACTGCACAATTTAGCACGTCCTTCGACATCATGGCCCTGTCGACTACAAATCTGGTCCACTTGCTCAAGCAGCTCCTTGGCTACTCTGATCCGGTCCTGCAGCGTGGAAAAAGTGGCCATTGCTATTGAACATTATTTCTACAAAgagggaaaaaaaacagcagTCAGGACCAAAAACCTGTGACATTAAATAATATGCATTATAGTTTGATatcaaatttgttaaaaaattTGATGGTTTAGTGCTGGAATAATATAAGAAAATAAGTAAGCTATTAAGCACCAATGGCCTTagtttttttcaaatacaaagGAAGCCTTTTTCATTCATCTTCtttttagaaaatgtaatgtCAACATGCAAAGACGTTTAAAGTAGTCCCATTACAGAAATACAGAAGTAACGttgccagaaaaaaatattacgtTAAGCTTTAGCAAAGCATCTTATAACACGTGAGTACGAGTACATAAACATAGGGTGAGTATGTAGATTGAGACCATTTTTGATAGTCACCTCAATGTCAAAAAGTGTCCTAATCGACCACAATTTCAccatatatcattttattagtAACACGGTAAAGATAAACAAACGGTTAGGTCTCATTTTTAACGAGACCAGCCTATAAATACGTGGACATATCAGCTTGCTCCGTTAAAGCTATGATTTTCCATATACTAGACACTTTTAGCAGTTTGCTGGTAAAACAGATATTCGGCTAaagttacttaagtaaaagaatAACGACTTTATAAGGAAACTATAAGATACTCACAATTTTCACAGGTTCAAACCGGAGCTCTTCTGCTTTTAGCCGATGCTACTACAACCACCGAGTGAAAGAGTGTAGCGCTGTCATTAGTGTGCATGTATGTCGCCATCTATCTGGGACGCTAGGAAATACATGcgataaattactgtagtaggCTAGAACGCAAGTTGTTGTTCACTTTGACAGCGAGTGACAAATTTTCatataaacacatatttttttatagctATATTTCGGAAGTAGGCTATACGATATA
Encoded here:
- the lg5h7orf25 gene encoding UPF0415 protein C7orf25 homolog — its product is MATFSTLQDRIRVAKELLEQVDQICSRQGHDVEGRAKLCSKLRAELKFLQKVEAGNVVIKESHLQSTNLTHLKAIVESAESLENVMSVLHVFAYEGTDGQKQTLVVDVVANGGHTWVKAIGRKAEALHNIWQGRGQYGDKSVIRQAEDFLEASKQQPVQYSNPHIIFAFYNGVSSPMADKLKEMGISVRGDIVAVNMIIGGEEEDEEEEDEEEEEDKNEDKHDCVEEYHEQENDVVDEEEKYDDAGYMHTCVDRDTIVASLAFPTEVKVDVCNRVNLDITTLITYVSSLSHGNCHFTFKEVVLTEQAAQERQEKVLHKLEEFMKGKELFACHSAVKDFRVILDTLGGPGEKARAKELLARLKVVPDQPSERTKRLVTSSKVNHRSLMIFGTGDTLLAVTMTANSGFVRAAANQGVRYTVFIHQPRALTEGKEWRATPI